From the Silene latifolia isolate original U9 population unplaced genomic scaffold, ASM4854445v1 scaffold_446, whole genome shotgun sequence genome, the window cattagaataataatagaataatagttcagattcatacctcttcagtttctgattcttcttcatcatcgtcatcggAAGGGGGACTTTCAGCAAAAGGTAGATTACAAGTTCTACTGTTGTGGTTTACCCACTTCTTGCAGTTACCGCATCTTCGCTTCCTCCTTTCTGTCTTTCTCTTGGCCTTTTCTTTCGACGACCTCAATCTTTTTCCACTTcccttattcttggccttgtttggCGGTCGAAAGTCCATATCATTTGAAGCTGTGATGCCAAGAAGATCCTCGATTTCCTGGCTTTTAGTTTTCGGTTCAATTGGTCCTGTGATGTTCTCCCTGAAATATTTCAGGGTTTTCTGCAGTAGCTTCATTTGTTTAACCGTAGCATAAGTGTCCATCACCCCGATAGTTGTATAAATCtcagaccaaacctttgacatccCAGCTTTCTTGATGTCAGCTTCGTCAATGTCTTCCATGACCTTTCCATTTTTATCTTGGACAATTGGTCTGTAggatttctttgtccatcgagcaaGGACGTAAGGCTCAGGTATCTTGTATACCTgcctaccattccacacccaCAGTATATGTCGACAGACAATGCCACACCTCTCAAACAGCTTACATGCACATTTGCTCTCTCTAATTTGGAGGTTAAATTCCACTCGGAAGTTTCTGTGCTTTAGTCCGTCACGAACATCATGGTACTCGACTATCCCTACTGTTGTCAAACCCCCGAACCCCATGCTGCATATCGCATGTTTGACTTCCTGATGAAAGTCTATAAAGATAGGATGTGTGTACACAAGTGACGCATGCATCTCTACCTTCATCGATCCTACTTTCTCGAGCATACTATGCTCGTTGGCAGTGTCCATCCGTCTTTGTGAATGCCTTTGTTGTTCTATTGCAGACTTGTACCTCATCCAGAACTCAACAAGGGTTCCAAAGTGGCTTTCAAACCGTTTAAAATAGCTGTTTGAACTTTCAgatctctgggttgtcctcaGCAAACAACCTAGAGGAAGATCACGAAAGTAAGCCGGTATCCACTTTTGTCTGATTGAGAATACGTACTTCAACCAGCGGTTGTTTTGCATACCATGTGCTTCAATAACGGTTTGCCAGTTTTGTTCAAATTCTTCTGGTTCTAAGTCGACATCCCAAACAACAGCATTTATGTCTGTCATAAAATCCGTGTCATTGCAGATTGCCCTTCCCACCTTGTCAAGCACTTTCTGCATAATATGCCACATGCAGTACTTATGCACCAAATTCTTGAAAATGTTTGGGCATGCCTTTTTAATTCCAGGGCATTGGTCTATTATTATACACTGAGGTTGCTGCTGCCCCATTGCTTCCAGAAATTTCGTAAAAA encodes:
- the LOC141639565 gene encoding uncharacterized protein LOC141639565, coding for MKRKLRLEAKNQEADDRTDGYIVDVFIDIYNHSLYSVKNREFQKLSRDVHDYIKRTIIDHTKLNIGPTLSFRILKEYSNGYQNIDASLLDFKNFKQNIKCYVGDKDAKMFIGHFKMLAETKGFYFSYDEDENKCLTKKVLDKVGRAICNDTDFMTDINAVVWDVDLEPEEFEQNWQTVIEAHGMQNNRWLKYVFSIRQKWIPAYFRDLPLGCLLRTTQRSESSNSYFKRFESHFGTLVEFWMRYKSAIEQQRHSQRRMDTANEHSMLEKVGSMKVEMHASLVYTHPIFIDFHQEVKHAICSMGFGGLTTVGIVEYHDVRDGLKHRNFRVEFNLQIRESKCACKLFERCGIVCRHILWVWNGRQVYKIPEPYVLARWTKKSYRPIVQDKNGKVMEDIDEADIKKAGMSKVWSEIYTTIGVMDTYATVKQMKLLQKTLKYFRENITGPIEPKTKSQEIEDLLGITASNDMDFRPPNKAKNKGSGKRLRSSKEKAKRKTERRKRRCGNCKKWVSNKGGIHEAKQKIESLLIELIDTRTNVEAAENRGEALITELENVRAQLKVAELYNERMFRQLKEKKNKNYTEADMDNQFIAGVNALQKSYAEVYPSISDNWTPVLKAMELMDGYKNPFKDESVEVESTVQGPARRRQRTE